The Streptomyces sp. RKAG293 genome includes a region encoding these proteins:
- the coaD gene encoding pantetheine-phosphate adenylyltransferase: MRRAVCPGSFDPITNGHLDIIARASRLYDTVYVAVMINQSKQGLFSVEERIALIQEVTAEFGNVQVESFHGLLVDFCKQRDIPAIVKGLRAVSDFDYELQMAQMNIGLSGVETLFVPTNPTYSFLSSSLVKEVAQWGGDISHLVPPTILAALNDRLGQR, encoded by the coding sequence TTGCGTCGCGCAGTCTGTCCGGGGTCTTTCGACCCGATCACCAATGGACATCTCGACATCATCGCCCGCGCCTCCAGGCTCTACGACACCGTGTACGTCGCGGTGATGATCAACCAGTCCAAGCAGGGCCTGTTCTCGGTCGAGGAGCGCATCGCCCTCATCCAGGAAGTCACCGCGGAATTCGGGAACGTGCAGGTCGAGTCGTTCCACGGGCTGCTCGTCGACTTCTGCAAGCAACGGGACATCCCGGCCATCGTCAAGGGTCTGCGCGCGGTCAGCGACTTCGACTACGAGCTGCAGATGGCCCAGATGAACATCGGGCTGTCCGGGGTCGAGACGCTCTTCGTGCCGACCAACCCCACCTACAGCTTCCTCTCCTCCAGTCTCGTCAAGGAGGTGGCCCAATGGGGCGGCGACATCTCCCACTTGGTGCCGCCGACGATCCTGGCGGCTCTCAACGACCGGCTCGGGCAGCGCTAG
- a CDS encoding cell division initiation protein: MDVQKKLDEIVAAIEGARSMPMSASCVVNRAELLSRLEEVRSALPDSLSQAEALLGGREQMVEEARLEANRIIESAHAERGSMISDTQVARQSQDEAERIVGEARREAEEIRAEADDYVDSKLANFEVVLTKTIGSVDRGREKLLGQGPGLDEQGYEDADAPERSADPETLRRRADDYVDTKLGAFEAVLSKTLEAVGRGRLKLTGHSVADELGAHMAAQDAADAAGGHQTDAEFMAGLAAPVPAQTQQTDYSYDATPATPDYGYQQDYGQQAAYSDPYAAQQQGYPEQAGYGGYQQDYGQQTYADPQGQYQQQPYDQQPQHQPHQPQHQAAALDETSLFDTGMIDLNRLRELEQGR; encoded by the coding sequence GTGGACGTGCAGAAGAAGCTCGACGAGATCGTCGCGGCCATCGAAGGCGCGCGGTCCATGCCGATGTCCGCCTCGTGCGTGGTCAACCGTGCCGAGCTGCTGAGCAGGCTCGAAGAGGTGCGCTCCGCGCTCCCCGACTCGCTGTCGCAGGCCGAGGCGCTGCTGGGCGGCCGCGAGCAGATGGTCGAGGAGGCCCGGCTCGAAGCGAACCGGATCATCGAGTCGGCGCACGCCGAGCGCGGCTCGATGATCTCGGACACCCAGGTCGCCCGCCAGTCGCAGGACGAGGCGGAGCGCATCGTGGGCGAGGCCCGCCGCGAGGCGGAGGAGATCCGCGCCGAGGCCGACGACTACGTGGACAGCAAGCTCGCCAACTTCGAGGTCGTGCTCACCAAGACCATCGGCTCCGTCGACCGCGGCCGCGAGAAGCTGCTCGGCCAGGGCCCCGGCCTGGACGAGCAGGGCTACGAGGACGCGGACGCCCCCGAGCGCAGCGCCGACCCGGAGACACTGCGGCGCCGGGCCGACGACTACGTGGACACCAAGCTGGGCGCCTTCGAGGCGGTGCTCTCCAAGACCCTGGAGGCCGTCGGCCGCGGCCGGCTCAAGCTGACCGGCCACAGCGTCGCCGACGAGCTGGGCGCCCACATGGCGGCCCAGGACGCCGCGGACGCGGCGGGCGGCCACCAGACCGACGCCGAGTTCATGGCGGGCCTGGCGGCCCCGGTCCCCGCGCAGACCCAGCAGACGGACTACTCGTACGACGCGACGCCGGCCACGCCGGACTACGGGTACCAGCAGGACTACGGCCAGCAGGCCGCCTACTCGGACCCGTACGCGGCTCAGCAGCAGGGATACCCGGAGCAGGCCGGCTACGGCGGCTACCAGCAGGACTACGGGCAGCAGACCTACGCCGACCCGCAGGGCCAGTACCAGCAGCAGCCGTACGACCAGCAGCCGCAGCACCAGCCCCACCAGCCCCAGCACCAGGCCGCGGCCCTGGACGAGACCAGCCTCTTCGACACCGGCATGATCGATCTGAACCGGCTGCGGGAGCTGGAACAGGGGCGCTGA
- a CDS encoding DUF177 domain-containing protein yields the protein MKEEALKTPRLDHREPLVFDTHELGRRPGSMRKVSRSVPAPKDLGIEVIGVPEGTAVQLELRLESVMEGVLVTGTVRAPLSGECVRCLEPFERKLDADFQEMYSYPDADTRTARKDEAGDDAEEEDVLFLEDDLFDLEPALRDAVVLALPLQPVCQEDCPGLCSDCGERLADDPDHHHEVADIRWAALQDFKKSGADQGADENQEK from the coding sequence ATGAAAGAGGAAGCCCTGAAAACCCCCCGTCTCGACCACCGCGAGCCTCTCGTGTTCGACACGCACGAGCTGGGTCGTCGTCCTGGTTCGATGCGGAAGGTCTCCCGTTCGGTGCCGGCACCCAAGGATCTCGGTATCGAGGTCATCGGGGTGCCCGAGGGCACGGCAGTACAGCTGGAGCTCCGACTGGAGTCGGTCATGGAGGGGGTACTTGTCACAGGTACCGTCCGTGCACCGCTCTCGGGAGAGTGCGTAAGGTGTCTGGAGCCGTTCGAGCGCAAGCTCGATGCGGACTTCCAAGAGATGTACTCCTACCCCGACGCCGACACCCGGACCGCCCGCAAGGACGAAGCCGGTGACGACGCGGAGGAGGAGGACGTTCTCTTCCTCGAGGACGACCTGTTCGATCTCGAACCCGCGCTGCGGGACGCGGTGGTGCTCGCACTGCCGCTGCAGCCGGTGTGCCAGGAAGACTGCCCGGGACTGTGCTCCGATTGCGGAGAGCGGCTCGCGGACGACCCGGACCACCACCATGAGGTCGCCGACATCCGGTGGGCGGCCCTGCAGGACTTCAAGAAGAGCGGTGCCGACCAGGGCGCCGACGAGAACCAGGAGAAGTAG
- the rpmF gene encoding 50S ribosomal protein L32: MAVPKRKMSRSNTRHRRAQWKAVAVSLVACESCHQPKQSHIACPSCGTYNRRQVLEV, from the coding sequence GTGGCTGTTCCGAAGCGGAAGATGTCGCGCAGCAACACGCGCCACCGCCGTGCGCAGTGGAAGGCTGTTGCCGTGAGCCTGGTGGCGTGCGAGAGCTGCCACCAGCCGAAGCAGAGCCACATCGCGTGCCCGAGCTGCGGCACGTACAACCGTCGTCAGGTCCTCGAGGTCTGA
- the rnc gene encoding ribonuclease III, whose amino-acid sequence MSDAKSPKQAPADTAWPHTLLEGRLGYTLEPALLVRALTHRSFAYENGGLPTNERLEFLGDSVLGLVVTDTLYRTHPDLPEGQLAKLRAAVVNSRALAEVSRELDLGGFIRLGRGEEGTGGRDKASILADTLEAVIGAVYLDQGLDAASEFVHRLFDPLIEKSSNLGAGLDWKTSLQELTASEGLGVPEYVVTESGPDHEKTFTAAARVGGVEYGAGTGRSKKEAEQQAAEAAWRAIRESASAAS is encoded by the coding sequence ATGTCAGACGCCAAATCGCCGAAGCAGGCGCCGGCGGACACAGCCTGGCCTCACACGCTTCTGGAAGGGCGGCTCGGGTACACACTCGAGCCCGCCCTTCTGGTGCGTGCGCTGACCCATCGTTCGTTCGCGTACGAGAACGGCGGTCTGCCCACCAACGAGCGGCTGGAGTTCCTCGGGGACTCCGTGCTCGGCCTGGTGGTCACGGACACGCTGTACCGCACCCACCCCGACCTGCCCGAAGGCCAGCTGGCCAAGTTGCGGGCCGCGGTGGTCAACTCTCGTGCGCTGGCGGAAGTGAGTCGCGAACTCGACCTGGGCGGATTCATCCGGCTGGGACGAGGCGAGGAAGGCACCGGCGGCCGGGACAAGGCATCGATCCTCGCGGACACCCTCGAGGCGGTCATCGGCGCGGTCTATCTGGACCAGGGTCTGGATGCCGCGTCCGAGTTCGTGCACCGCCTCTTCGATCCGCTGATCGAGAAGTCGTCCAACCTCGGGGCAGGCCTGGACTGGAAGACCAGTCTCCAGGAGCTGACCGCGAGCGAGGGCCTCGGTGTTCCCGAATACGTGGTCACCGAGTCGGGTCCCGACCATGAGAAGACCTTCACGGCTGCCGCCCGCGTCGGTGGTGTCGAGTACGGCGCCGGCACCGGCCGCAGCAAGAAGGAAGCAGAACAGCAGGCGGCCGAGGCCGCCTGGCGTGCGATCCGCGAATCCGCCTCAGCGGCGAGCTGA
- the mutM gene encoding bifunctional DNA-formamidopyrimidine glycosylase/DNA-(apurinic or apyrimidinic site) lyase, whose protein sequence is MPELPEVEVVRIGLERWVTGRTVADAEVLHPRAVRRHLAGAGDFTDRLAGALIGPARRRGKYLWLPLDGTTALLGHLGMSGQLLIQPHAAPDETHLRVRIRFDDELGTELRFVDQRTFGGLSLHDVVPGSPLALPVPLAHIAPDPLEDVFDEEAFHTALRRRRTTIKRALLDQSLISGVGNIYADEALWRSRLHYERPTATMTRPRTAELVTHIREVMSDALAAGGTSFDSLYVNVNGESGYFDRSLDAYGREDEPCRRCGTAIRRRPWMNRSSYFCPRCQRPPVPGRDPR, encoded by the coding sequence TTGCCCGAGCTGCCTGAGGTCGAAGTGGTCCGCATCGGGCTGGAGCGCTGGGTCACCGGGCGCACCGTCGCGGATGCGGAGGTGCTGCACCCGCGCGCCGTCCGCCGGCACCTGGCGGGCGCCGGTGACTTCACGGACCGGCTCGCCGGCGCCCTGATCGGCCCCGCCCGCCGCCGGGGCAAGTACCTGTGGCTGCCGCTGGACGGGACGACCGCGCTGCTCGGGCACCTCGGGATGAGCGGCCAGCTGCTGATCCAGCCGCACGCGGCACCGGACGAGACCCATCTGCGGGTCCGGATCCGGTTCGACGACGAGCTCGGCACCGAGCTGCGCTTCGTCGACCAGCGCACCTTCGGCGGTCTGTCGCTGCACGACGTCGTGCCGGGCAGTCCGCTGGCGCTGCCCGTACCGCTCGCCCACATCGCGCCGGACCCGCTGGAGGACGTCTTCGACGAGGAGGCGTTCCATACCGCGCTGCGCCGCCGCCGGACCACGATCAAGCGCGCCCTGCTCGACCAGTCGCTGATCAGCGGGGTCGGCAACATCTACGCAGACGAGGCGCTGTGGCGCTCCCGGCTGCACTACGAGCGGCCCACCGCGACGATGACCCGGCCCAGGACGGCCGAGCTGGTGACGCACATCCGCGAGGTGATGAGCGACGCGCTGGCGGCCGGCGGCACGAGCTTCGACAGCCTGTACGTCAACGTGAACGGTGAATCCGGGTACTTCGACCGGTCGCTGGACGCGTACGGGCGGGAGGACGAGCCCTGCCGCCGCTGTGGCACCGCGATCCGCCGCCGCCCGTGGATGAACCGGTCCAGCTACTTCTGCCCGCGCTGCCAGCGCCCGCCGGTTCCCGGCCGCGATCCCCGGTAG
- a CDS encoding helix-turn-helix domain-containing protein has translation MDTSRSDTQGDGLPFSVFARDCPSRGTLEHVTGRWGSLTLGALGEDTVRFNELRRRIDGVSEKMLSQTLHALERDGLVHREAQTTNPPRVEYRLTELGRETTRRLLDLIQLVEGRMPEVLAARETYDAAHAARTASV, from the coding sequence ATGGACACCTCCAGGAGCGACACCCAGGGCGACGGGCTCCCGTTCAGCGTCTTCGCACGGGACTGCCCTTCCCGCGGCACGCTGGAGCACGTCACCGGCCGCTGGGGCAGCCTGACGCTCGGCGCGCTCGGCGAGGACACCGTGCGCTTCAACGAGCTGCGCCGCCGGATCGACGGCGTGAGCGAGAAGATGCTCTCCCAGACGCTGCACGCCCTGGAACGGGACGGGCTGGTGCACCGCGAGGCGCAGACGACCAATCCGCCGCGCGTCGAGTACCGGCTCACCGAGCTGGGCCGGGAGACCACCCGCCGGCTGCTCGACCTGATCCAGCTGGTCGAGGGCCGGATGCCCGAGGTGCTGGCCGCCCGGGAGACCTACGACGCGGCGCACGCCGCCCGCACGGCGAGCGTGTGA
- a CDS encoding CAP domain-containing protein has product MNAERAKVGCSPVTADPSLAKLAQAFSEDMAIRDFFDHTDPDGDTPWDRAKSAGVTNLGGENIARGQADADAVMTAWMNSAGHRANILNCDYKTLGIGVHYAPGGPWWTQDFGF; this is encoded by the coding sequence GTGAACGCCGAACGTGCCAAGGTCGGCTGCTCCCCCGTGACCGCCGACCCGTCGCTGGCCAAGCTCGCCCAGGCCTTCAGCGAGGACATGGCGATCCGGGACTTCTTCGACCACACGGACCCGGACGGCGACACCCCCTGGGACCGGGCCAAGTCGGCCGGCGTCACCAACCTCGGCGGGGAGAACATCGCCCGCGGCCAGGCCGACGCGGACGCCGTGATGACCGCCTGGATGAACAGCGCGGGACACCGCGCCAACATCCTGAACTGCGACTACAAGACCCTCGGCATCGGCGTCCACTACGCGCCGGGCGGCCCCTGGTGGACCCAGGACTTCGGCTTCTAG
- a CDS encoding acylphosphatase: MNENVRLTAWVRGRVQGVGFRWWTRANAMRIGGLDGYAGNLADGRVQVVAEGDRAQCEQLLDWLATGDTPGRVDGVTEIWGRSRGGYDGFEIR, from the coding sequence ATGAACGAAAATGTCCGGCTTACGGCCTGGGTGCGCGGGCGCGTCCAGGGCGTCGGCTTCCGCTGGTGGACCCGGGCCAACGCGATGCGGATCGGCGGTCTGGACGGTTACGCCGGCAACCTCGCCGACGGCCGGGTGCAGGTGGTGGCCGAGGGGGACCGGGCGCAGTGCGAACAACTGCTCGACTGGCTGGCCACCGGGGACACGCCCGGCCGGGTCGACGGAGTCACCGAGATCTGGGGCCGGTCGCGCGGCGGCTACGACGGGTTCGAGATCCGCTGA
- a CDS encoding AAA family ATPase → MHLKSLTLRGFKSFASATTLRFEPGITCVVGPNGSGKSNVVDALSWVMGEQGAKSLRGGKMEDVIFAGTTGRPPLGRAEVSLTIDNSDGVLPIEYAEVTITRIMFRNGGSEYQINGDTCRLLDIQELLSDSGIGREMHVIVGQGQLDSVLHADPMGRRAFIEEAAGVLKHRKRKEKALRKLDAMQANLARVQDLTNELRRQLKPLGRQAQVARRAAVIQADLRDARLRLLADDLVTLREALSAEVADEASLKERRDAVERDLAAALRRETALEEQVRALAPRLADAQATWYGLSQLAERVRGTIGLAEQRVRHATGQPAEERRGREPEDMEREAARIREQEAELTEALDAARRALDDTVGHRAALEQELAAEEQRLRTVARAIADRREGLARLQGQVNAARGRAGSAEAEIGRLATARDEARDRAESAQEEYEELKERVDGLEADDSELEERLAAATAEQAAAEEAFSAVRDAATAAERERAALTARRDALALGLRRKDGTGALLAAGDRLTGLLGPAAELLTVAPGFEIPVAAALGAAADAIAVSGPAAAADALRLLRKDDAGRAALLLADGTSSGVWSGGPGGTPAHQPATGPQSATLPQAAVAAASVPHARAETAPLPAGARQAAGLVGGPEDLLPAVRRLLRDTVVVESLDDAEALVAAHPELTAVTAEGDVLAAHFAHGGSAGVPSLLEVRAAVDEAARELERLAALCESLAEEQRDTKERRSACARTVDSLAQARRAAEKEKSSVAQQLGRLAGQARAAGGEAERSAAAVGRAEESLAAAMEEFEELSVRLGEAVEAPGEEEPDTSVRDRLSADGANARQTEMEARLQLRTHEERVKGLAGRADGLDRAARIERETRARAEQRRARLEYEARVAAAVLAGARALLEYVTVSLGRADEERGAAERARSEREAQLGEERRQGRELKAELDKLTDFVHKGEVLGAEKRLRIEQLETRSLEEHGIEPSGLVDEYGPHHPVPPSLPAEGEELPEDPEHPRNRPKPFVRAEQEKRLKSAEKAYQQLGKVNPLALEEFSALEERHKFLTEQLEDLKKTRLDLLQVVKEVDERVEQVFSAAYHDTAREFEGVFSRLFPGGEGRLMLTDPDNMLTTGVEVEARPPGKKVKRLSLLSGGERSLTAVALLVSIFKARPSPFYVMDEVEAALDDTNLQRLIGLMEELQESSQLVVITHQKRTMEVADALYGVSMQGDGVSKVISQRLREGKRKTA, encoded by the coding sequence GTGCATCTCAAGAGCCTCACGCTGCGCGGATTCAAATCCTTCGCCTCCGCCACGACGCTGCGCTTCGAGCCCGGCATCACGTGCGTCGTAGGCCCCAACGGGTCCGGTAAGTCCAATGTGGTGGACGCGCTCTCCTGGGTCATGGGGGAGCAGGGGGCCAAGTCGCTGCGCGGCGGCAAGATGGAGGACGTCATCTTCGCCGGCACCACGGGGCGCCCGCCGCTGGGCCGCGCCGAGGTGTCGCTGACGATCGACAACTCCGACGGTGTGCTGCCCATCGAGTACGCCGAGGTCACCATCACGCGGATCATGTTCCGCAACGGCGGCAGCGAGTACCAGATCAACGGCGACACCTGCCGGCTGCTCGACATCCAGGAGTTGCTCTCCGACTCCGGCATCGGCCGCGAGATGCACGTCATCGTCGGCCAGGGCCAGCTCGACTCCGTACTCCACGCCGACCCGATGGGCCGCCGCGCCTTCATCGAGGAGGCGGCCGGTGTGCTCAAGCACCGCAAGCGCAAGGAGAAGGCGCTGCGGAAGCTGGACGCGATGCAGGCCAATCTCGCGCGCGTCCAGGACCTGACGAACGAACTGCGGCGGCAGCTCAAGCCGCTGGGACGGCAGGCACAGGTCGCCCGGCGGGCCGCCGTCATCCAGGCCGACCTGCGCGACGCCCGGCTGCGGCTGCTCGCCGACGATCTGGTCACGCTGCGCGAAGCGCTGAGCGCCGAGGTCGCCGACGAGGCGTCGCTCAAGGAGCGGCGGGATGCCGTGGAACGGGACCTGGCCGCCGCGCTGCGGCGCGAGACCGCGCTCGAGGAGCAGGTCAGGGCGCTCGCGCCGCGGCTGGCCGACGCACAGGCCACCTGGTACGGCCTCTCCCAGCTCGCCGAGCGGGTGCGCGGCACGATCGGGCTCGCCGAACAGCGGGTGCGGCACGCCACCGGCCAGCCCGCCGAGGAGCGGCGCGGCCGGGAGCCGGAGGACATGGAACGTGAGGCGGCCCGGATCCGTGAGCAAGAGGCGGAACTGACGGAGGCTCTCGACGCGGCGCGGCGGGCACTGGACGACACCGTCGGCCACCGTGCCGCCCTGGAGCAGGAGCTCGCGGCCGAGGAGCAGCGGCTGCGGACCGTGGCGCGGGCCATCGCGGACCGCCGGGAGGGGCTGGCGCGGCTGCAGGGCCAGGTCAACGCGGCGCGCGGCCGGGCCGGTTCCGCCGAGGCGGAGATCGGCCGGCTCGCCACGGCCCGCGACGAGGCACGGGACCGCGCCGAATCCGCGCAGGAGGAGTACGAGGAGCTCAAGGAACGGGTGGACGGCCTGGAGGCGGACGACTCCGAACTGGAGGAGCGCCTGGCGGCCGCGACAGCGGAACAGGCGGCGGCCGAGGAGGCGTTCTCGGCCGTCCGCGACGCCGCCACCGCGGCCGAGCGCGAGCGCGCCGCCCTCACCGCCCGGCGCGACGCGCTGGCGCTCGGCCTGCGCCGCAAGGACGGCACCGGCGCGCTGCTCGCCGCGGGCGACCGGCTCACCGGGCTGCTCGGCCCCGCCGCCGAACTGCTCACCGTGGCGCCCGGCTTCGAGATCCCCGTCGCCGCCGCCCTCGGTGCGGCGGCCGACGCCATCGCCGTATCGGGCCCCGCGGCGGCCGCCGACGCGCTGCGGCTGCTGCGCAAGGACGACGCCGGCCGTGCGGCCCTGCTGCTGGCGGACGGAACGTCGTCCGGGGTGTGGTCCGGCGGTCCCGGCGGCACTCCCGCCCACCAGCCGGCCACCGGCCCCCAGTCGGCGACGCTGCCGCAGGCCGCCGTGGCCGCCGCCTCCGTGCCGCACGCGCGCGCCGAAACCGCCCCGCTGCCCGCGGGGGCGAGGCAGGCGGCCGGCCTGGTCGGCGGGCCCGAGGATCTGCTCCCCGCCGTCCGCCGTCTGCTGCGCGACACGGTCGTCGTGGAGAGCCTCGACGACGCGGAGGCCCTCGTGGCCGCGCACCCGGAACTCACCGCCGTCACCGCCGAGGGCGATGTGCTCGCCGCGCACTTCGCGCACGGCGGGTCGGCGGGCGTGCCGAGCCTGCTGGAGGTGCGGGCCGCCGTGGACGAGGCGGCCCGTGAGCTGGAGCGGCTGGCGGCGCTGTGCGAGTCGCTGGCGGAGGAGCAGCGGGACACGAAGGAGCGGCGCTCGGCGTGCGCACGGACCGTGGACTCGCTGGCGCAGGCGCGGCGGGCGGCGGAGAAGGAGAAGTCGTCGGTCGCCCAGCAGCTGGGGCGGCTGGCCGGCCAGGCGCGCGCCGCCGGGGGAGAGGCCGAGCGCAGCGCCGCCGCCGTGGGGCGGGCCGAGGAGTCGCTGGCCGCGGCGATGGAGGAGTTCGAAGAGCTGTCGGTACGGCTGGGGGAGGCCGTGGAGGCACCCGGCGAGGAGGAGCCGGACACCTCCGTACGGGACCGGCTGTCCGCCGACGGGGCCAATGCGCGGCAGACCGAGATGGAGGCGCGGCTTCAGCTGCGGACCCACGAGGAGCGGGTGAAGGGGCTGGCCGGGCGGGCGGACGGACTGGACCGCGCGGCCCGTATCGAGCGGGAGACCCGGGCCCGCGCCGAGCAGCGCCGGGCCCGGCTGGAGTACGAGGCCCGGGTGGCCGCCGCGGTGCTGGCCGGTGCGCGCGCCCTGCTGGAGTACGTGACGGTGTCCCTCGGCCGCGCGGACGAGGAGCGCGGGGCGGCCGAGCGGGCCCGCTCGGAGCGCGAGGCGCAGCTGGGGGAGGAGCGCCGGCAGGGCCGGGAGCTCAAGGCGGAACTGGACAAGCTGACCGACTTCGTCCACAAGGGCGAGGTGCTGGGCGCCGAGAAGCGGCTGCGCATCGAGCAGTTGGAGACCAGGTCGCTGGAGGAGCACGGCATCGAGCCGTCCGGGCTGGTCGACGAGTACGGCCCGCACCATCCGGTGCCGCCGTCGCTGCCCGCCGAGGGCGAGGAGCTGCCCGAGGATCCGGAGCACCCCCGCAACCGGCCGAAGCCGTTCGTGCGCGCGGAGCAGGAGAAGCGGCTGAAGTCCGCGGAGAAGGCGTACCAGCAGCTGGGGAAGGTCAACCCGCTGGCGCTGGAGGAGTTCTCCGCGCTGGAGGAGCGCCACAAGTTCCTGACCGAGCAGCTGGAGGACCTGAAGAAGACCCGGCTGGATCTGCTGCAGGTCGTCAAGGAGGTCGACGAGCGCGTCGAGCAGGTCTTCTCGGCGGCGTACCACGACACGGCGCGTGAGTTCGAGGGAGTGTTCTCCCGGCTCTTCCCCGGCGGTGAGGGCCGGCTGATGCTGACGGATCCGGACAACATGCTCACCACAGGTGTGGAGGTTGAAGCGCGGCCGCCCGGGAAGAAGGTCAAGCGGTTGTCGCTGCTGTCGGGTGGTGAGCGCTCGCTGACCGCGGTGGCGCTGCTGGTGTCGATCTTCAAGGCCCGGCCGAGTCCGTTCTATGTGATGGACGAGGTCGAGGCGGCGTTGGACGACACCAATCTGCAGCGGCTGATCGGGCTCATGGAGGAGCTTCAGGAGAGTTCACAGCTTGTCGTCATCACGCACCAGAAGCGGACGATGGAGGTCGCCGATGCCCTGTACGGCGTATCGATGCAGGGCGATGGGGTCTCCAAAGTGATCAGCCAGCGGCTGCGTGAGGGCAAGCGCAAGACTGCCTGA
- a CDS encoding sugar porter family MFS transporter: protein MTSTEPVAGREGRLAHPDHLGHVIFITAAAAMGGFLFGYDSAVINGAVEGIRGKYDIGSGTLAQVIAIALIGCAIGAATAGRIADRIGRIRVMQIAATLFTVSAVGSALPFALWDLAMWRVLGGIAIGMASVIGPAYIAEVSPPAYRGRLGSFQQAAIVIGIAISQLVNWGLLNAAGGDQRGKLMGLEVWQVMLGVMVVPAVLYGLLSFAIPESPRFLISAGRTAHAKKVLEEVEGKHIDLDARVAEIEHAMRSEHKSTFRDLLGSRMGFLPIVWVGIGLSVFQQLVGINVAFYYSSTLWQSVGIDPSSSFLYSFTTSIVNIIGTVIAMLLVDRIGRRPLALIGSAGMAVSLALEAWAFSAKTAEGTLPNTEGTVALIAAHVFVLFFALSWGVVVWVFLGEMFPNRIRAAALGVAASAQWIANWAITASFPSLADWNLSGTYVIYACFALLSIPFVLIFVKETKGKTLEEMG, encoded by the coding sequence TTGACCAGTACCGAACCTGTGGCCGGTCGGGAAGGCCGTCTGGCCCATCCGGATCACCTCGGCCATGTCATCTTCATCACCGCGGCGGCCGCCATGGGCGGCTTCCTGTTCGGCTACGACAGTGCCGTGATCAACGGCGCGGTCGAGGGCATCCGCGGCAAGTACGACATCGGCTCCGGCACCCTCGCCCAGGTCATCGCCATCGCCCTGATCGGCTGCGCCATCGGCGCCGCCACCGCCGGCCGGATCGCCGACCGCATCGGCCGCATCCGCGTCATGCAGATCGCGGCCACCCTCTTCACGGTCAGCGCCGTGGGCTCCGCGCTGCCGTTCGCCCTCTGGGACCTCGCCATGTGGCGGGTGCTCGGCGGTATCGCCATCGGTATGGCCTCGGTGATCGGCCCGGCGTACATCGCCGAGGTCTCCCCGCCCGCCTACCGCGGCCGGCTCGGCTCCTTCCAGCAGGCCGCCATCGTCATCGGCATCGCCATCTCGCAGCTCGTCAACTGGGGCCTGCTGAACGCGGCCGGCGGTGACCAGCGCGGAAAGCTGATGGGCCTGGAGGTCTGGCAGGTCATGCTCGGCGTGATGGTCGTCCCGGCCGTCCTCTACGGGCTGCTCTCCTTCGCGATCCCCGAGTCGCCGCGCTTCCTGATCTCCGCGGGCAGGACCGCCCACGCCAAGAAGGTGCTCGAAGAAGTCGAGGGCAAGCACATCGACCTCGACGCACGGGTGGCCGAGATCGAACACGCCATGCGCAGTGAGCACAAGTCGACCTTCCGGGACCTGCTCGGCAGCCGGATGGGCTTCCTGCCGATCGTCTGGGTCGGCATCGGCCTCTCGGTCTTCCAGCAGCTCGTCGGCATCAACGTGGCGTTCTACTACTCGTCCACGCTGTGGCAGTCGGTGGGCATCGACCCGAGCAGCTCCTTCCTGTACTCGTTCACCACCTCGATCGTGAACATCATCGGCACCGTGATCGCGATGCTCCTGGTCGACCGGATCGGCCGCAGGCCGCTCGCGCTGATCGGTTCCGCGGGTATGGCCGTCTCCCTGGCGCTGGAGGCCTGGGCCTTTTCCGCCAAGACCGCCGAGGGGACGCTCCCGAACACCGAGGGCACCGTGGCGCTCATCGCCGCCCACGTCTTCGTGCTCTTCTTCGCCCTCTCGTGGGGTGTCGTGGTCTGGGTCTTCCTCGGCGAGATGTTCCCGAACCGGATCCGCGCGGCGGCGCTCGGCGTCGCGGCCTCCGCGCAGTGGATCGCCAACTGGGCGATCACCGCGAGTTTCCCGAGCCTGGCGGACTGGAACCTGTCCGGGACGTACGTCATCTACGCCTGCTTCGCGCTGCTCTCGATCCCCTTCGTGCTCATCTTCGTGAAGGAGACCAAGGGCAAGACGCTGGAGGAGATGGGCTAG